Proteins from a single region of Macrotis lagotis isolate mMagLag1 chromosome 2, bilby.v1.9.chrom.fasta, whole genome shotgun sequence:
- the OR6K6 gene encoding olfactory receptor 6K6 — protein MTQRIETENETSVTEFFFSSFPDLDEGSLLFFIPLLLIYGFIIAGNLVIFIVIQLDVALHTPMYFFISVLSFLEIWYTTTTIPKMLTNLISVQKTISIAGCLLQMYFFHSLGISEGCLLTAMAIDRYVAICKPLHYPTIVTPRLCAQLTAGSCLCGFLLVLPEIVWISTLPFCGPNQIHQIFCDFTPVLNLACTDTTLIVIVDAIHAAEILASFLVIALSYIRIIIVILRIPSVEGRHKAFSTCAAHIAVFLLFFGSVALMYLRFSAIYSVFWDTVIAITFVVLAPFLNPIIYSLRNKDMKQAIKRFLCSQKWSERAEG, from the coding sequence atgactcaaaggatagagacagagaatgagacaTCTGTAACTGagttcttcttctcttcttttcctgatTTGGATGAAGGAAGCCTACTGTTCTTTATTCCTCTACTTCTCATTTACGGATTCATCATTGCAGGGAATTTAGTAATCTTTATTGTAATACAATTGGATGTGGCACTCCATACCCCTATGTACTTTTTCATTAGTGTCCTCTCCTTCctggaaatctggtacactacaACTACCATTCCCAAGATGCTTACCAACCTGATCAGTGTACAGAAGACCATATCCATTGCCGGGTGCCTCCTGcaaatgtatttctttcactCTCTTGGGATTTCAGAAGGCTGCCTCCTGACTGCAATGGCCATAGACAGATATGTTGCCATCTGCAAACCCCTTCACTACCCAACTATTGTGACACCCAGGCTTTGTGCCCAACTCACTGCTGGCTCTTGTCTATGTGGCTTCCTCCTTGTGCTGCCTGAAATTGTGTGGATCTCCACCCTGCCCTTCTGTGGTCCCAACCAGATTCACCAGATATTTTGTGACTTCACCCCAGTGCTAAATCTGGCCTGCACAGATACTACCCTCATTGTCATTGTAGATGCCATTCATGCTGCAGAGATCCTGGCCTCCTTTCTGGTCATTGCTCTGTCCTACATCCGGATCATCATAGTGATCCTGAGGATCCCTTCAGTTGAGGGGCGTCATAAAGCATTCTCCACCTGTGCTGCACACATTGCTGTCTTCCTGCTATTCTTTGGCAGTGTGGCACTCATGTATCTGCGTTTCTCAGCTATCTACTCTGTATTCTGGGATACAGTCATTGCAATCACCTTTGTGGTCCTTGCTCCCTTCCTCAATCCCATCATCTACAGTTTGAGGAATAAAGACATGAAGCAGGCTATCAAAAGGTTTCTTTGTTCTCAAAAGTGGAGTGAGAGGGCTGAAGGTTAA